The following DNA comes from Mya arenaria isolate MELC-2E11 chromosome 11, ASM2691426v1.
ATGCGTCTCGTTGAGCGGCAAGTTTATGGCCTTGTGTAGTTATGCGTCTCGTTCAGAGTCATGTTCATACCCTTGTGCCGTTATGCGTCTCGTTCAGAGTCATGTTCATAGCCTTGTACCGTTATGTGTCTTGTTGAGTGTCAAGTTCATGGGCTTGTGCCGttatgtgtctcgttgagtgtcaaGTTCATGGCCTTGTGCCGTTATATGTCTCTTTGAGTGTCAAGTTTATAGCCTTGTGCCGCTGTGTCTCGTTTAGTGTCAAGTTCATAGTCTTGTACCGTTATTTTTCTCGTTGAGTGTCAAGTTCAGAGCCATGTACCGttatgtgtctcgttgagtgtcaaGTTCGTAGCCTTGTGCCGTTATGTTTCTCGTATTCGCCAAATTCTAGCCTTGTACTGTTATTTGTCACGTTGAGTATCAAGTTCAAAGCCATGTACCGTTATGTTTCTCGTTGAGCGCCAAGCTCATAGTCTTGTACCGTTATGTGTCTCGTTGAGAGCCAAGCTCATAGTCTTGTGCCGTTAACTGTCTCGTTGAGCGTCATGTTCATAGTATTGTGCCGTTACTTGTCCTGTTGAGCGTCAAGCTCATGGTTTTGTGCCGGTATGTGTCTTGTTGAGCATTAAGCTCACGATCTTGTGCCGTTATATATCTTGTTTAGCGCCAAGCTCATAGTTTTATGCCGTTATATGTCTTGTTAAGCATCAAGCTAATAGTTTTGTGCCTGTATGTTTCTCGCTGAGCGCCAAGCTAAAAGTCTTGTACAGGTATGTGTTTTGTTGAGCATCTAGCTTATAGTCTAGTACCGTTATGTGTCTCCTTGAGCGCCAAGCCCATAGTCTTGTGCCGTTATGTGTCTCGTTGGGCGTCAAGCTCATAATCTTGTGCCGTTATTTGCCTCCTTGAGCATCAAGTTCACAGTCTTGTGCCGGTATGTATCTCGTTGAGCGTCAAGCTCACAGTCTTGTGCCGTAATGTATCTCTTTGAGCGTCAAGATCACAGTCTTGTGCCGTTATTTGCCTCCTAGAGCGTCAAGCTCATAGTCTTGTGCTTATGTGTCTCATTAAGCGTCAAGCTCACAGTCTTGTGCCGTTATGTGTCTCGTTAAGTGCAAAGCTCATAGTCTTGTGCCGTTATGCGTCTCATTTAGCGCCAAGCTCATAGTCTTGTGCTGTTATAAAACTTCTTTTTAAACAGGCATATGAAATCCAATACTAACACAGAGAAAAGACATATTTTAGATGGGACACCTGACTTCATGAAGGAAAACTTGATTCAACAGGTGGTGTCCTTTCAGCAAgaatcaatatttaacaaagaatGAAAATGCAAATGTAGTTTGAGACCCAAAGTTTTTTCACTTGACACCTTAAGCTTTTGTGTTAATTTACAATGTTAtggtttttaataatttcaggattttttttctaagaatTGGGCTGACTTACTAACCATACATGGCtatcatattataaaatatcaatatcagaTTTCAATTAAGTATAAAATCTGCGTGACAGGTTCCTGGATTTGAAGTTGGGGGTAGAAGAGTATGATTACTAGGAATAAGCCCCTTTCTCATTAACCGAACAGTTATAGAGCACCCTCCCCCCCCATGAATGTATTTAAAGTATACATTCTTAGATTATGGTGCCAAATTgacaatttatttgtaaacaaaattaatctaCATTacttttattcatgattttttgttttcttatgaAATCCATATTCAGTTTCCTCTGTTTATTTCGTTGCTTTTTATCAAGTTTATCACATTTTAATAAACCTGAAATAAAAAGGAATGTGCATACTTATCATAAGTTTGTAACACAAATgccaataaaaatatcaaaaacaacgACGACAAAACGGCACAAGTAGCAACCAGTGTCACACGTGTATGCACATTGTATTCCAAGTCTTCCTCCGGATTATCACCCCGCTCCTCTCGATctagtttgtttacaaaacctgaaataaatatttcatacatgacatgacattttttcatttaattgtgtTCATGAACACAATGTCTGTATAGTTCAAATCAAAgcgttatttttttcaattatcataattactatttgtatatattttctcTGATCAATCCAATTCATTGTTAACATATCAACCATATGTGTTCCAAAGACGATTTTGATCAAAAGGGTTTTATGTTTACTGTGATagtaaatatgtttcaaataacaaTGAAAGTCAAGTGGCGGTTGAAATTTAGAACGGAGGAAATCTCAATTTTCCTGCACAATTTACAATCggtataacaatttaaatacttAAGGTAATACAAATACGCAAAGTATAACAGTCTTTGTTCAGAGTGTCGATTTATTGTGGTTGAAATAGTTGACTAAATACGTCGAAGTTATTTTAAGAGTAACCGTCAATGGCAATGGTTAGGTTACAGGGAAACCTGCGATACACGCGATTTTTTGTAGTTATTTACATCACCAGCAGGTGATAATTGACAAACATTAATGAGGTATGAGTTACTGAAGGTTAAATTACATACCTTCACCACATGTTGCATCTTGTGTTTGCGTACACTGTTGCAGCTCAATTTGATAACCCAAACAACGTTGGCAATATTTACACGCCCATCTACTTCCATCGTCAGAGAAGGTCCCATCAGGACATGCCTTACATATTGTGTTCTTGTATGGTCTACAAGGTCTTCTAACAAACTCCCCTTTCCCGCACTTTGAACATTCTTTGCAGCCTCCTCCTCTCCTATCTTGAAACGTTCCAACAGAGCATTGCTCACATGCTGTGTTATTTGTCAGGGTACACGCTTGTTTTTCTATGTAGCCCCTGGGGCACACCGAACATTTTCTACAATGAGCCTGACTTCTTGATTGATCTTTGTAGTAACCAGAATGGCATTGTGTGACGTGTTTGTCGTTGTGGACTTTGCGGTGTAGAACAATTACTGGTACCTAATAACACGAATAAAACATATAGCAGAttgatcataaatattttacattgaatctGTAAAGTCTTTAACATTAATagaaactagagctgtcacaggagtgacgaatacccccaaatgccgcctggacacaggaatggcaaaccattcctttgaaaagaggccataactccaaggttactgcacactgcatcttcttttatcatgcatgtattgttttatttaaatctgttgagtaatttagaagttacactgctgacaagaaaaactagctgatgctctagctgatctcttctggaataagacatctagagcattcacgagcttttcttccaacacgatcatcatcaaattttacaagtacatatttgggcttgaatgcatccttatccacctgggaataaatcccgggactgttcctgtagccgaattaacaagtccatctgacaggccaatatttgtagtaagcactactgtggcaaatatgccatacttaagttatgctggtattccactggcatctggttcaaatgaagcatgctggatttgttttgtttgttcatctttccaagtgtcaattacttttaaggtaaatatttgctcatttagtttttgaaggatctatcgaacttgacctgtatcttctgatgttacacctgcgtaccaatttttttttaaatctgtctagcctttcatgagttatcgtctggaaaccatgaaaaccgaccgaccgaccgacaagctcactaacttgatctgtatcttctgatgttacacctgtgtaccaaaaattgttcaaatccgtctagcctttcatgagttatcgtccggaaaccgtttttctttttttagtaacagtgaccttgaccttggccccactagccccaatatcgaacttgatctgtatcttctgaagttacacatgtgtaccaaaaatatttcaaatctgtcaagcctttcatgagttatcatccggaaaccgtttttctatttttagtaacagtgaccttgaccttggccccaccagccccaatatcgaacatgatCTGTATATTCTGATGTTATACCTGTgtaccaaaacattttcaaatatgtctagcctttcatgagttatcgtccggaaaccatgaaaaccgaccgaccgaccgaccgacggaccgacagaccgaccgaccgaccaacaagctcactcctatataccccctcaaacttcgtttgtgggggtataattaaaactgaataataCATGCTGTTTTCAAGAAAATTtgtattttgcaattaaataagaaatgattTGTTGGGGTAAACCTTGACACGTTAAAATGGAACTACAAAGGTTGTTtcgaaaatgtatttaaaagtaaacGTACGTGGAAGTAGCAAAGAAAAACtaatacaattattgtaaaattatcatACGTATTACAGGATTATAAAGCTGATTCTACGAAtatgttatacaaataaaacaaataatatattttttaaaatacataccGGTTCCACCATGGCAACCGATGGTAAATGAAATACGAAGGTAACAACAGAAAGAAGATTAAAGTCCACTCCCACTGCAGCTAAAATAATCATCCTTTATCACAAACACGACACTTGAATCCAAGAAGAAAACAGCATTTGTATTAATAAAGCATTACAGTTATTTCTTAACTACTTAACGAGTTTTCATAATCCATGTTAAAAATGATCCTAGTTGTATAATTGCTATAAACTattgaatatgtattcattGCATTCAGAAATATTGAATTACAAGTAGGTGTTTACAAATTTAGAACTTCAAAGATATCAAAGATTATCCAACGTTAAAGACATACACGTTGAATCATACATGTAGTAAAAATACAGACAGCACTTTTTGCGGTTTACCAATCTCTTAGAGATCAATTGGCTCATATGAAGGGTTATAAAATGGTTTAACACTGAATCATTCATTCCTGATTCATTACAATATCAACTGTAGGGTTATGTTTATACTTTAAGAAACTGTATTGGGCGGAACGCATGATCATTAACAGAAAATTTCTCAAGCATATTAACAAAaagtatacataatataatgaaaaattacaataatacaatggtgAATACAGGGCCATGCCCTGTCGCCAAACTGCTAGCGATTaacctgtttaaaggcacattaTATACTTAGCGAGAAACACCTAacgtacaaaacaacaaacacagactagatacaaacaaataacacagcaacataaaaaacacacacagacAACATACAAATCTGCACACAAAATGAACAGAcaacatacaaaaaaacactcagccaacatacaaaacaacaccgAAATCgtacacatgcatcaaaatgtacagacaacatacaaaaaacacacacatacaacatacaaaacaacacacacaaacacacaatacacacatatagtatacaaatatacacatacagacaacatacaaaataacacagacagaaaacatacaaaaaatacacacatatagTATGCAAATCTGCATAGCTTACAAAGGAACACCGATATCTTAtacatgcatcaaaatgtaTGCGCAGCAAACTAATGTAAATTTTCGTACTTAGGGACGTAACGCGATAGAAAAAGATGTAAAGGGGCCGTTACGCTGCTTTTAAAGAGCTCTCGGAGCACTCATAAAGGTAAGGatagatgttgttgttttttattattgaaatatacttTACATCAAAAACGTGTTTGCGCCTTGAAAATTACTATCATCAAGGGGCTAGacatcggcaaatacagtatttctacaAAACAAGCTTAGAATAGTCAATACAACAAAAAGAACAAGTACGAGGTCGACACCATAtctttttacatgattaaaataatattttgtcgctgtctaagttgagtttacccgtttaaaagtagcgcataatggtttcccagcttatggtgtgtatatttagcatgtgataGCCACGTGATAAGAACAGGTACAGATAatgacgctatttttaaataaactgggatttacgtggtagacaaaccaaGTAAACTTCGATTTgaaaacatacacaaaaactgcgaaagatacatgtgagacatcagtaagtaagatccAATGCGTTGTACACGATGTCAATTTTGAGTagatttttgacaattttcttttttttgttgttgttgcgattgtttcatctggtgtctagtccctttacgCATTATGATCTATATCCAAACGAACCAGGTATGTCCTTCTACAGTAGTCCGGGACTTACTTACACACAAGAGAGATATTCTTTAACGCGCATCAATGCCTTTACATGCATATCTAAGATATAAAAGCACAAAATATGCACATGCTGTGCATCCTTGCTGGAACAGGCATTCAGTTACTTCGTTCTGCTACACCAGaggttttcatttaaatatgataaacatcaactatttatttcaattgaaaggttaaattattttgggtaagatttttgtttatttaagaagtCATTGCGACATTCTTTTCATTCCAAGACGATGAAGTAAATCTTGAGTCGTTTATCaaacatgttatgtacattAATGCTGTTCAGGTTTGTAAACCCGTGAATATTGAGTCATAAAAAATGTGCAAACTGAAATGATTCAGTCTCTTAAATAACTTTTAGCAATAACATTACATAAAGAATTCAAAACAGAAATGTATAAGACTAGATATTACTCTTATAATCATTGTTCCTTTTATTT
Coding sequences within:
- the LOC128209487 gene encoding tumor necrosis factor receptor superfamily member 14-like, encoding MIILAAVGVDFNLLSVVTFVFHLPSVAMVEPVPVIVLHRKVHNDKHVTQCHSGYYKDQSRSQAHCRKCSVCPRGYIEKQACTLTNNTACEQCSVGTFQDRRGGGCKECSKCGKGEFVRRPCRPYKNTICKACPDGTFSDDGSRWACKYCQRCLGYQIELQQCTQTQDATCGEGFVNKLDREERGDNPEEDLEYNVHTRVTLVATCAVLSSLFLIFLLAFVLQTYDKYAHSFLFQVY